One window from the genome of Candidatus Manganitrophaceae bacterium encodes:
- a CDS encoding urease accessory protein UreD translates to MQGLLEITLKRDGERTGIGVLRQKAPLRMIRPFYPEGEEGPAHLYLLNTTAGVLEGDHLEISLQLEKGVHAVVLTPAATRVHTMPSGQAMQRTTLSVGPEAVLEYWAEPVLPYAGAAFRQETEIRLEEGTLLFYADLLGPGRLGRGESFEYRFYENQLRITDREGILVQEHFQLVPSERPLEEIGVMEGFSHLGTLYIVCPEEKRLPLLAAFRSVDGGDLFWGATLLSRRGLAVRALAHDTPTLHDFFLSSGIYFGGKSWEELSPRSGGTRATKQAGPGVY, encoded by the coding sequence ATGCAAGGGTTATTAGAGATCACCTTGAAGCGCGACGGGGAGCGGACGGGAATCGGGGTCCTTCGGCAAAAAGCCCCGCTTCGGATGATCCGGCCGTTTTACCCGGAAGGGGAGGAGGGGCCGGCCCATCTCTATCTTCTGAACACCACGGCGGGGGTGCTGGAGGGAGATCATCTCGAGATCTCGCTCCAGCTGGAGAAGGGGGTCCATGCTGTCGTGCTGACGCCGGCGGCGACCCGCGTTCACACCATGCCGTCCGGCCAGGCAATGCAGCGGACGACCCTCTCCGTCGGTCCAGAGGCCGTTCTCGAATATTGGGCGGAGCCGGTGCTTCCTTATGCCGGGGCGGCTTTTCGTCAGGAGACCGAGATCCGGTTGGAAGAGGGGACCCTCCTCTTCTATGCCGACCTGCTCGGTCCGGGGCGGCTCGGCCGGGGAGAATCGTTTGAGTACCGCTTTTATGAAAATCAGCTGCGGATCACCGACCGGGAGGGGATTCTGGTTCAAGAGCACTTTCAGCTCGTCCCGTCCGAGCGTCCGCTGGAGGAGATCGGGGTGATGGAGGGGTTCAGTCACCTCGGCACCCTTTATATCGTCTGCCCGGAAGAGAAACGGCTGCCGCTTCTTGCAGCATTTCGGTCGGTCGATGGAGGAGATCTCTTTTGGGGAGCAACACTTCTTTCCCGCCGGGGTCTGGCGGTTCGGGCTCTCGCGCACGATACCCCGACCCTTCACGATTTTTTTTTATCCTCTGGAATATATTTCGGGGGGAAGTCCTGGGAAGAGCTCTCCCCCCGATCCGGAGGTACTAGAGCGACGAAGCAGGCCGGTCCAGGCGTCTATTAA
- a CDS encoding ABC transporter ATP-binding protein, whose translation MPSQAFLEIEGLTKTFDGLKALEGIALSVEAGKVTSLIGPNGAGKTTFFNCVTGLISPTSGTILFRGTPITSLKPHEITRLGVARTFQNIRLFSEMTVLENVMIGRYLRSAPPLFGTFLGALLQSRLFREKERRLREEGRRFLDFVGLADRHRLTARHLAYGDQRRLEIARALASEPSLLLLDEPAAGMNPRETEALMALIRQIRDQGMTLFLIEHNMKLVMKISDRIFVLDHGVKIAEGTATEIQGNPKVIEAYLGKTGA comes from the coding sequence ATGCCTTCGCAGGCTTTTTTAGAAATCGAGGGGCTGACGAAGACCTTCGACGGTCTCAAGGCGCTCGAAGGGATCGCCCTCTCGGTCGAGGCGGGGAAGGTCACCAGCCTCATCGGGCCAAACGGCGCGGGGAAGACGACTTTTTTTAACTGCGTCACCGGATTGATCTCGCCGACCTCGGGCACCATCCTCTTTCGGGGGACGCCGATCACCTCTCTCAAGCCCCACGAGATTACCCGCCTCGGCGTGGCGAGAACGTTCCAGAACATCCGTCTCTTCTCGGAGATGACGGTGTTGGAGAATGTCATGATCGGGCGGTATCTACGAAGCGCCCCTCCCCTCTTCGGAACCTTTTTGGGAGCGCTTCTGCAGAGCCGCCTTTTTCGGGAAAAGGAGCGGCGGCTCCGGGAGGAGGGACGCCGTTTTCTTGATTTCGTCGGCCTGGCCGATCGGCATCGGCTGACGGCCCGCCATCTCGCATACGGGGATCAACGGCGCCTGGAGATTGCTCGCGCGCTCGCCTCAGAGCCAAGCCTGCTCCTGCTCGATGAGCCGGCCGCCGGGATGAATCCGCGCGAAACCGAGGCGCTGATGGCGCTCATCCGACAGATCCGCGATCAGGGGATGACCCTCTTCTTGATCGAGCACAACATGAAGCTGGTCATGAAGATCTCCGACCGGATTTTCGTATTGGACCACGGCGTAAAGATCGCTGAAGGGACCGCGACGGAAATTCAAGGGAATCCAAAAGTGATTGAGGCCTATCTGGGGAAAACGGGAGCATAG
- a CDS encoding ABC transporter ATP-binding protein produces MLSIEDLHASYGPVSILKGISLQVEAGEVVALIGANGAGKTTTLMAISGLVPNRSGRITFCGEEVSALPPHRIVERGICQVPEGRRIFPRLSIQENLEMGAYLQVDPNIVAEDLRQVFALFPVLKERRFQRGGTLSGGEQQMLAIGRALMSRPKLLLLDEPSLGLSPLMAEKIFEMIKEIRRQGKTILLVEQNAHAALKLADRGYVMETGQIVLTDQALHLLENPRVQSAYLGGGPSH; encoded by the coding sequence ATGCTCTCAATAGAAGACCTGCATGCGTCGTATGGCCCCGTATCGATCTTAAAGGGGATTTCCCTCCAGGTCGAGGCGGGCGAGGTGGTCGCCTTAATTGGGGCGAACGGCGCCGGCAAGACAACCACGCTGATGGCGATTTCCGGACTGGTCCCAAATCGGTCGGGCCGCATTACCTTTTGCGGGGAGGAGGTCTCAGCACTTCCCCCCCACCGGATCGTCGAAAGGGGGATCTGCCAGGTGCCGGAGGGACGGCGGATCTTTCCGAGGCTGTCGATTCAGGAAAATTTGGAGATGGGCGCCTATCTCCAGGTCGATCCAAATATTGTGGCGGAAGACCTGCGGCAGGTCTTCGCGCTTTTTCCCGTTTTGAAAGAGCGCCGGTTTCAACGGGGGGGGACCCTCAGCGGCGGGGAGCAGCAGATGCTGGCCATCGGCCGGGCGCTGATGTCCCGGCCGAAACTGCTTCTTCTCGATGAGCCTTCGCTTGGCCTTTCCCCCTTGATGGCGGAGAAAATTTTTGAGATGATTAAGGAGATCCGCCGGCAGGGAAAAACCATCCTTCTGGTTGAGCAGAACGCACATGCGGCTTTAAAGCTGGCCGACCGCGGCTATGTCATGGAAACCGGCCAGATCGTCCTCACAGATCAGGCATTGCATCTCCTGGAGAACCCCCGGGTCCAATCGGCCTACTTGGGCGGCGGGCCTTCTCACTAA
- the gcvT gene encoding glycine cleavage system aminomethyltransferase GcvT: MMKRTPLYETHVKLGAKIVPFAGWQMPLSYTGVTDEHRAVRSAAGLFDISHMGRFELSGKGAEAYLEQTTPGPIHKMQRGSAQYSMLLNERGGILDDIYLYKRGTDRFYVIVNAANMDKDFKWMTKHLPPGLTLQNVSSETAMLALQGPKSWEALVQIIPFGKSEIALRNFIETELVPARGAKALIARTGYTGEKGYELVVPAEVAETVWNALLEAGKPERIQPAGLGSRDTLRLEMGYPLYGHDMNDETTPIEADLERFIDFEKEFLGKEALVAQRKKGPQKKLIGFELLTGGVPREGHMIYSDQKEIGKVSSGNFSPSLRKGIGMGYVDPRYGDEGSEVLIDIRGNAAPATIVKRPFYKKKK, from the coding sequence ATGATGAAAAGAACGCCTCTTTATGAGACGCATGTAAAATTAGGGGCCAAGATCGTCCCGTTCGCCGGCTGGCAGATGCCCCTCTCTTACACCGGCGTAACCGATGAGCATCGGGCGGTCCGCTCGGCGGCCGGCCTTTTTGATATCAGCCATATGGGACGATTCGAGCTCTCCGGAAAGGGGGCGGAAGCCTATTTGGAGCAGACCACCCCCGGTCCCATTCATAAGATGCAGCGGGGAAGCGCTCAATATTCAATGTTGCTCAATGAGCGGGGGGGGATTTTAGACGATATCTACCTCTATAAACGGGGGACCGACCGCTTTTACGTCATCGTGAATGCGGCGAATATGGATAAAGATTTTAAGTGGATGACCAAACATCTCCCGCCCGGCCTCACCCTTCAGAACGTCAGCAGCGAAACCGCCATGTTGGCGCTGCAGGGGCCGAAGTCATGGGAAGCGCTGGTTCAAATCATCCCGTTCGGTAAGAGCGAGATCGCACTGCGCAATTTCATCGAGACCGAGTTGGTTCCGGCCCGGGGCGCCAAGGCGCTGATCGCTCGAACCGGCTATACCGGCGAGAAGGGATATGAGCTGGTCGTTCCGGCAGAAGTCGCTGAAACGGTCTGGAACGCGCTTCTGGAGGCGGGAAAGCCGGAGCGAATCCAGCCGGCCGGATTGGGTTCACGGGATACCTTGCGCCTGGAAATGGGCTATCCCCTCTATGGGCACGACATGAATGATGAGACGACCCCGATTGAAGCCGACCTGGAACGGTTTATCGATTTTGAAAAAGAGTTCCTCGGGAAAGAGGCGCTCGTCGCACAGCGGAAAAAAGGGCCTCAGAAAAAACTGATCGGCTTTGAGCTGCTGACCGGTGGGGTTCCGCGGGAAGGTCACATGATCTATTCAGACCAGAAAGAGATCGGCAAAGTCTCCTCCGGCAACTTCTCCCCCTCCCTGCGAAAAGGGATCGGCATGGGCTATGTCGATCCGCGTTATGGAGATGAGGGGAGCGAAGTGTTGATCGACATCCGGGGGAACGCCGCACCGGCAACGATTGTCAAACGGCCTTTTTATAAAAAGAAGAAATAA
- the gcvPA gene encoding aminomethyl-transferring glycine dehydrogenase subunit GcvPA — MEYIPKTAAEETAMLQEIGVTSFDQLLEIPQRLRLNRPLNLPPPLSQMELRREMVEISRKNLETGTTLSFLGGGSYDHFIPSTVGHVLSKSEFYTSYTPYQAEMSQGLLQTIYEYQTMICQLTGMEVSNASVYDGASALAEGALMAMRVTKRGKVVIARSVHPHYRQVVKTYLSGLASAQLKEVPFEAGTTELNRLAERVDDQTAAVLIQHPNFFGQLEEVEEIERLAHAHGALLVMSVDPISLGLLKTPGEYKADIAVGEGQPLGNAIGYGGPYVGFFTTRRDFIRQMPGRVVGATTDAQGRPGFCLTLQTREQHIRRERATSNICTNQALNALAASVYLATVGKEGLREVAMLSLAHAHAAQEKIAALPGFVTPFTAPFFKEFVVRLPAPASRVLNKARRAGVLAGIDLGAYYRELKNHLLICVTEKQTIAEIDRLIATLRTFETGPSTEG; from the coding sequence ATGGAATATATTCCGAAAACGGCGGCAGAAGAGACGGCAATGCTGCAGGAGATCGGCGTCACCTCGTTTGATCAGCTCTTGGAGATTCCCCAGCGGTTGCGGTTAAACCGCCCCCTGAATCTTCCCCCACCGCTCTCTCAGATGGAGCTGCGGCGGGAGATGGTCGAAATCAGCCGTAAGAACTTAGAGACCGGAACCACCCTCTCTTTTCTCGGCGGAGGAAGTTATGACCACTTCATCCCGAGCACCGTCGGCCATGTTCTCTCGAAATCGGAATTCTACACCTCTTACACCCCTTATCAGGCGGAGATGAGCCAAGGGCTGCTGCAGACGATTTATGAATATCAGACGATGATCTGCCAGCTGACCGGGATGGAGGTCTCCAACGCCTCCGTTTACGACGGCGCCTCTGCGCTGGCGGAGGGGGCGTTGATGGCGATGCGGGTCACGAAGCGGGGGAAGGTTGTGATCGCCCGGTCGGTTCACCCCCACTACCGCCAGGTGGTGAAGACCTATCTCTCCGGGCTCGCTTCGGCCCAGTTGAAAGAGGTTCCCTTCGAGGCCGGGACGACGGAGCTGAACCGTCTCGCCGAGAGGGTGGACGATCAAACCGCCGCGGTGTTGATTCAACATCCGAACTTCTTCGGCCAGTTGGAGGAGGTGGAGGAGATCGAGCGGCTGGCACACGCGCACGGAGCGCTTTTGGTCATGTCGGTCGATCCCATCTCGCTCGGCCTCTTGAAAACCCCCGGCGAATACAAGGCCGACATCGCCGTCGGGGAAGGTCAGCCGCTCGGAAATGCCATCGGCTACGGCGGCCCTTATGTCGGCTTTTTCACGACCCGGCGCGACTTCATCCGCCAGATGCCGGGGCGGGTTGTCGGGGCGACCACCGATGCGCAGGGAAGGCCCGGTTTCTGCCTGACCCTCCAGACGCGCGAGCAGCATATCCGGCGCGAGCGGGCGACCTCCAACATCTGCACCAATCAGGCGCTCAACGCATTGGCGGCTTCGGTCTACCTCGCCACGGTCGGCAAGGAAGGCCTCCGGGAGGTGGCGATGCTCTCCCTCGCGCACGCACATGCGGCGCAGGAGAAGATTGCGGCCCTCCCCGGCTTTGTCACCCCGTTCACCGCCCCTTTCTTCAAAGAGTTTGTCGTTCGCCTTCCGGCGCCGGCCTCGCGGGTCCTCAATAAGGCCCGCCGCGCCGGCGTGTTGGCCGGCATCGATCTCGGCGCATACTATCGGGAACTCAAAAATCACCTCTTGATCTGCGTCACGGAGAAGCAGACCATCGCGGAGATTGACCGTCTGATCGCAACCCTCCGAACCTTTGAGACCGGTCCATCGACAGAGGGATAA
- a CDS encoding NUDIX hydrolase, translating to MTREIYRGKIVHLFIESATLPNGKTFELEVVRHPGAAAVVPLLANGKVVLIYQYRHAAGGYIYEVPAGKLDKGEAPEACAAREVEEEIGYRVGALEKLTTIFTAPGFCDEQIHLFLATGLTPSAQDLGEDEVLQIIEMPFAEAMQKIEDQTIRDAKSIVALELAYGRAKKQGWI from the coding sequence ATGACGCGGGAAATCTACCGAGGGAAAATCGTCCACCTCTTCATCGAATCGGCCACCCTTCCGAACGGAAAGACCTTCGAGCTGGAGGTGGTTCGCCATCCGGGGGCCGCTGCGGTGGTTCCGCTCCTAGCAAACGGCAAGGTCGTCCTGATTTACCAATACCGTCACGCGGCCGGAGGTTATATCTATGAGGTCCCGGCGGGGAAGCTCGACAAGGGAGAAGCCCCGGAGGCGTGCGCGGCACGAGAGGTCGAGGAAGAGATCGGTTACCGGGTCGGCGCGCTGGAGAAGCTGACGACGATCTTCACCGCCCCGGGCTTTTGCGATGAGCAGATCCATCTTTTTCTCGCAACAGGGTTAACCCCTTCCGCCCAAGATCTGGGGGAAGATGAGGTTTTGCAAATTATCGAAATGCCTTTTGCGGAAGCGATGCAGAAGATTGAAGACCAGACGATCCGCGATGCGAAAAGCATCGTCGCCTTGGAGCTGGCTTACGGCCGCGCGAAAAAGCAGGGCTGGATTTAA
- a CDS encoding M28 family peptidase has protein sequence MLERAASPSEHQAFIASQVTQITEEQIVRHLEALVGVRHPVTAPEALRASGLYLSEQMKSFGLDLLEEEIEGERNERFVNLIGRMSDGRVDKKILVIGAHYDTTSESPGADDNASGLAALLEVARLLAPLRGKMTVQFVAFSLEEEGFLGSDHYARQVRRNKVPLWGAIILECVGYTDGRVGSQTVPPGLPMKLPDRGDFIGLVGNAPAEPIQKAFEVAVSTYCPELPCISFLVPGKGEAIPDTRRSDHVPFWDRGYRAVMLTDTADFRNPHYHKKSDQLKTLDIPFITRVARSLAATAIELAELKQVSE, from the coding sequence ATGTTGGAGAGAGCCGCTTCACCTTCGGAACACCAGGCGTTTATCGCCTCTCAGGTCACTCAGATCACCGAGGAGCAGATCGTTCGTCACCTCGAAGCACTGGTCGGAGTTCGGCATCCGGTCACCGCGCCGGAAGCGCTTCGGGCGAGTGGGCTCTATCTCTCGGAACAGATGAAATCGTTCGGCCTCGATCTGCTGGAAGAGGAGATCGAGGGAGAGCGAAACGAGCGCTTCGTCAATCTGATCGGTCGGATGAGCGACGGCCGTGTCGACAAAAAGATCTTGGTTATCGGGGCGCACTACGACACCACTTCCGAATCGCCCGGCGCCGACGACAATGCGAGCGGCCTCGCCGCCTTGTTGGAGGTCGCCCGGCTCCTCGCCCCCCTTCGGGGAAAGATGACGGTGCAGTTCGTCGCCTTCTCATTGGAAGAGGAAGGCTTTCTCGGGAGCGATCACTACGCCCGGCAGGTCCGGAGAAACAAGGTGCCGCTCTGGGGAGCGATTATTCTCGAATGCGTCGGCTACACCGATGGGCGCGTCGGATCACAAACGGTCCCCCCCGGCCTTCCGATGAAATTGCCCGATCGGGGCGACTTCATCGGTCTCGTCGGGAACGCCCCGGCGGAGCCGATTCAAAAAGCGTTCGAAGTGGCCGTATCGACTTACTGTCCGGAGCTCCCCTGTATCAGTTTTCTCGTTCCCGGCAAGGGCGAGGCGATTCCCGACACACGGCGCTCCGACCATGTGCCGTTCTGGGATCGCGGCTACCGCGCGGTGATGCTGACCGACACCGCCGATTTTCGGAATCCGCATTATCACAAAAAGAGCGATCAATTAAAGACACTCGACATCCCCTTCATCACCCGGGTGGCGCGGTCGCTCGCGGCGACCGCCATCGAGCTGGCGGAGTTGAAGCAGGTATCGGAATGA